GCGTTTTTGTAGGCCATGAAATGCTTGAAGCTGTTGACCCCGTGATGGTTCACCAGCTCGGCCATTTCCTCGCGAACCTGCTCGCTCCACCAGGTGATGGCGACATGGAAGCCGTAGTCGGAAGCTGATTTCTCGGCCCAACCGCGCCATTGATGGAAGGCCTCCATCAAGGATTGCTGGGGGTTGGGAATCACGAAGTCGATGATCGAGGTGGTACCACCGGCCAGGCCCGCCGCCGTGCCGCTGTAAAAGTCCTCGCTGGCCACGGTGCCCATGAAGGGCAGTTGCATATGGGTGTGGGGGTCGATGCCGCCGGGCATCAGGTATTGGCCGCTGCCGTCGAGAACTTCGGCGCCTGCGGGTATATCGAGGTTGTCGCCGATGGCCTTGATCACGCCGTCTGCGCAATACACATCGGCGCGATAACTTTCATCATGGGTAATTACGGTGGCGCCACGAATCAACAGAGACATTCCGGATTCCTCGCAGGCATGACCGACTGATGCCGGTTCTAGATGTTTTATATAAAGCCATCGTTGACCGTTTATTCCTGTCAACGCTGTCAGGAATAAACGCTAGCTGCAGTTCATCGAATCAGCAAGATTATTTTTTATATGCTTATACGTGTTTTAACTATTTGAATATTAAGGATTAAAAATACAAATAAACAAAATGGTGCAGCGTTTCACCATTTTGACGCACTTGACAGGATCGAAATATGGTCGAGATTTCCTATGTGAAATCAGCTGTTTGAGGCGGCTGATTGGTTGATGCGCAGTATTGAGAGAAAGATTCACGCACCAGATTGAGTCTCGAAATTCTGGATGACGGGCGTTGCATTCGGCCTGAGTGACAACACAGTCAAATCCGCGGCTCAACAATAAAACTGATAAACATCAGTTGCTTACAAAGTGTTTATGGAACTGCCCGATGCGCAGTCGTAAAGCGCGGCACAGTTATTGATGTCGCCAGCTTTCGATGAGCAAAAAATAATTCAAAGAACAGTGGAGCGGCCATGCAACAGAACAGATCGCAAGTGATCGAGCGTAACGGCTTGTTTGAGCTGGAAGCCGGCAGCGATGTCCTCGACAGTCCCCGTTTTAACCACGACATGGCACCGACCAAGGTGCGTGAACGAACCTGGAACAAATGGCACATCACCGCCCTGTGGGTCGGCATGTCGATCTGCGTGCCGACCTACACCCTGGGCGGCGTGCTGACAGCCTATTTCGGCCTGACCGTTGGTGAGGCGCTGCTGGCGATCCTGTTCGCCAACATCATCGTGTTGATCCCCCTGACCCTGAACGCCTTTCCCGGCACCAAGTACGGCATTCCGTTCCCGGTGCTGTTGCGCTCGTCATTCGGCATCCTCGGCTCGAACATTCCGTGCCTGATCCGCGCCCTGGTGGCGTGCGGCTGGTTCGGTATCCAGACGATGTTCGGTGGCCTGGCCATCCACCTGTTCCTGGGCTCGGTGTTCGAAGGCTGGAAATCCCTGGGCGGCACCGGTGAAGTGATTGGATTCATGATGTTCTGGGCCTTGAACCTGTGGGTGGTGATTCGCGGCGCCGAGTCGATCAAATGGCTGGAGACCCTTTCTGCGCCGTTGCTGGTGGCGGTGGGTGTGGGCCTTCTTGTTTGGGCGATGCCTAACGTTTCGATGACCGAGTTGCTGGCGATTCCGGCCAAGCGTCCGGAAGGGGCCAGCGTGGTCAGTTACTTTGCCGCCGGACTCACCGCCATGGTCGGGTTCTGGGCCACGCTGTCGCTGAACATCCCGGACTTCAGCCGCTATGCCGAAAGCCAGAAAGCGCAGATCGTCGGGCAGATCATGGGCCTGCCGCTGACCATGTTCCTGTTCGCCGCGCTGGGCGTGGTGATGACCGCCGCCTCGGTGAAACTGGTGGGGGTGACGGTGTCCGATCCGGTGACGCTGATCGGCCATATCCAGAGCCCGGTCTGGGTCGCGGTGGCCATGGCGCTGATCATTATTGCCACGCTGTCGACCAACACGGCGGCGAACATCGTATCGCCCACCAACGACTTCCAGAACATCGCGCCGAAGGTGATCAACCGCACCAAGGCGGTGATGCTCACCGGCTTCGTCGGCCTGGCGCTGATGGCTCATGAACTGCTGAAGAAACTCGGCCTGATCGTTTCCGACATCAGCCTGGAGACGGTGTATTCCAACTGGCTGCTGGGCTATTCCAGCCTGTTGGGGCCGATCGCCGGGATCATGGTGGTGGACTATTTCCTGATCAAGAAACAGCAACTGGACCTGGCCGGCCTGTATCGCGATGACGTGTACCCGGCGTGGAACTGGAACGGGTTTCTCGCGTTTGGCGTGCCGGTGGTATTGACGCTGTTGTCGCTGGGCAGCGATGCGTTCAGCTGGTTCTACAGCTATGGCTGGTTTACCGGCTCGGCGCTGGGTGGGTTGATTTATTACGGTTTGTGCGCGATGCGGGCGCAGCCGTCTGCCGTGAAATCGGCGGTGTAGCGGATGGCCTCTTCGCGAGCAGGCTCGCTCCTACAGGGGAATGCATTTCAACTGTAGGAGCGAGCCTGCTCGCGATAGCGGTCTCAAATACACCGAGAATTTGCCTGAAGAAACTATAAGAACAGCCTGAGGAGATCCCCATGAACGCAGCCGTCGACGTTCTGCAGTCCACCCATCAGCACATCAACCGCGATCGCCTGTGGCAGTCGCTCATGGAGCTGGCCAGGCTCGGTGCCACGGTCAAGGGCGGTGTCTGTCGCCTGGCCCTGACCGACCTCGATCGCCAGGCTCGCGACATCTTCGTGAAGTGGTGTGAAGAGGCCGGCTGCACCGTCAGCATCGACGCCGTGGGCAATATTTTTGCCCGTCGCCCGGGGCGCAATCCGGACCTGCCGCCGGTGATGACCGGCAGCCACATAGACACCCAGCCCACCGGCGGCAAGTTCGATGGCTGCTTCGGCGTGCTGGCCGGCGTCGAAGTGCTGCGCACCCTCAATGACTTGAACATCGAAACCGAAGCGCCGCTGGAAGTGGTGGTGTGGACCAACGAAGAAGGTTCGCGTTTCGCCCCGTGCATGATGGGCTCCGGCGTGTTCGCGGAAAAATTCACCCTCGAAGAAACCCTGGCCAAGGTCGACGCCGACGGCGTGACGGTGGGCGAGGCGTTGAACGCCATCGGCTATGCCGGGCCGCGCGCGGTCAGCGGGCACGCGGTGGGTGCCTATTTCGAGGCGCATATCGAACAGGGGCCGATTCTCGAAGACGAGCGCAAAACCATCGGCGTAGTGATGGGCGCGTTGGGGCAGAAATGGTTCGACCTGAAACTGCGTGGCGTCGAAGCCCACGCCGGTCCGACCCCGATGCACCTGCGCAAGGATGCACTGGTGGGTGCTGCGGTGATCGTCGGTGCGGTCAATCGTGCAGCCCACGGCCATCAACCCCACGCGTGCGGCACCGTCGGTTGCCTGCAAGCCTATCCAGGTTCACGCAACGTCATCCCCGGGGAAGTGCGCATGACCCTGGACTTCCGCCATCTGGAACCGGCGCGCCTGGACTCGATGATCGCCGAAGTCCGCGAAGTGATCGAAACCACCTGCAAGGAACACGGCCTGACCTTTGAACTGACCCCAACCGCCGACTTTCCGCCACTGTATTTCGACAAGGGTTGCGTCGAAGCGGTGCGTGGCGCGGCGCAAGGCCTGGGCCTGTCGCACATGGACATCGTTAGCGGCGCTGGCCACGACGCGATCTTCCTCGCCGAGCTCGGCCCGGCCGGGATGATCTTCGTCCCGTGCGAAGGCGGCATCAGCCACAACGAAATCGAAAACGCCGCGCCGGATGACCTGGCGGCCGGGTGTGCGGTGTTGCTGCGGGCGATGCTGGCGGCGTCGGCGGCCGTGGCTAAAGGCGAACTGGCCGCTTAAGTACAGTCCTGCCATTTGTAGGAGCGAGCCTGCTCGCGATGGAGGACCAGACACCCCGCGTCGTCTGGCACACCATCGCGAGCAGGCTCGCTCCTACAAAAGGGCGGCGGCGTTTTTGTCGCACGATTACAGGGCCCCGCGGTCGACATCTTCACAACACCGTCGCACCCGGGGAGAACCAATGAGCCAGGACGTCCTGAGCACCGAAACCAGTCGCCGTCAGTTGCAGCAGATCATCACCGGCCTGTCCGACGGGGTGATTCTGCTGGAACTCGACCAGACGATCGTCTGGGCCAACAACGCCGCGCTGGCCATGCATGGTGTGCAGCGGATCGGGGAGCTGGGGGGCAATGCCAGGGAATACGCACAGCGTTTCGCCCTGCGTTATCGCAACAATCACCCGGTGCCGGTGGCGAATTATCCGATCAGTCGTGTCGCGCGCGGCGAGACCTTCAGCGATGTGCTGGTCGAGCTGACCCCGGCCCATGACGAAGAGCGCACTTGGGTTCATCGTGTGCGCAGCCTGGTGGTCACCGACAGCCATGGCGAGCCGGAGTCCCTGGTACTGATCATGGACGATGTCACCGACTGGGCCAGCGCCGAGCAGCGCTTCGAGAAGACTTTCGCCGCCAACCCGGCGCCGGCGGTGATCTGTCGTCTCAGCGATTTGCGCTACATCAAGGTCAATCCGGGTTTTCTGGAGATGACCGGTTATGCCCGGGATCAAGTGATCGGCACCTCCACCTATGAGCTGGATGTACTGGAGCACGCACAAAACAAGGACCTGGCCAAGCAACGCCTGCTTGAAGGCCTGACCATTCCGCAGATGCAGGCCGAGCTGCGCTTGGCCGATGGAGACAGCAAACAGGTGATCGTCGCCGGCCAGCCCCTGGAGCTCAACGACGAAGCCTGCATGCTGTTTTCTTTCGTGGACATGGAGCCCAGGCACAAGGCGGAAATGGCCCTGCGCCAGAGTGAGGAGCGCTTTGCCAAGGCGTTTCGGTTGTCACCGGTGCCGATCCTGGTGTGTGGCGCTGGTGATCAGGTGGTGCTGGATGTCAATGAAGCCTTCCTCGATACCCTTGGCTATGGCAGTGAAGAATTGGTCGGCGAAAGCATTACGCACATCGATTTCATCGAAGACAAAAACGCCGGCGTGCGCCTGTTCGCGGCGCTGGAGAAAGCCGGGCGACTGGACCGCATCGATGTGCGGGTGCGTAAAAAAGATGCCGGGCTGATTGATTGCGCCGTGTCGGCGGACACGGTGAACATTCAGGATCTTCCCTGCTATCTGCTGGTACTGATGGACATCACCGAGCGCAAGCGCACCGAACTGGAGCTGGTGTCGGCGATTGAAGAGGTAATGAAGGACGCTTCCTGGTTCAGCCGCACGCTGATCGAGAAGCTTGCCAATGTGAAAAACGTCAATTCACCGCAACTGCCCAGCGTGTCTCTCACTGATCTGACCGCCCGCGAGCGCGATGTGCTGGGGCTGATCTGCGAAGGCCTGGCGGACAAGGAAATCGCCGCGCGCTTGAAGCTGGCGCCGAACACGGTGCGCAATCATGTGGCGACGGTGTACTCCAAGCTTGATGTTCACAGCCGCAGCGAGGCGATTGTCTGGGCGCGGGAGCGGGGGTTATTTTCCGGTGCGAGGAAGCCGAGGGGATAACGGTAAGGTGCAAATGCACTAGTTTTCGCGGTGCAATTACATGTGTTGACCTGGTGCAACGGCTCCTAGGATGAATCACTGTAAAAGGCATTTTCCACTGCCTGCGTATTTCCTGCGAACCGCCGAAGGAACACTTGATGAATCTGCAGCCTGCAAAATGGCGCCGCCTGGGTGGGTGCCAATGATGACCCTGGCTCAGCTGCGCATGCTGATCGAACACAGTTTTTCGCCACTGGCCTGTGATTGCAGCATCTCGGGCGATCATTACCTGACGGTCAAGCTTTATCACCCTGTATCCGGGCAGGTGGATCTGGTGGTCAGTGGTTTGAATATGACGACGCTGCAGTCAGCCGAAGCGGTGGCCGCGCTGATTGAAGAACTGCGCTACGAACTGGAGACCAGCAGCCTGAATCGCCCTGATCCGGTGATGTAGTTTTTGTCGGTTTTGAATATCGATTGGGCCTGAAGACCCATAAAAACAGCTTTTCTGTCGGCTACCCGTGAACTTTTTGGCAGTGTTTTGTTGTCACAAACTTGTCGATCACTTTTCGCGGGTCATCCTATGAACAGTCTCGGGAAGCGCGTTTTTGCACCTCTGGCCCTCTGCACTGCGGTTCTTGCCGGGTGCGCCAGTCCGCCACCTCCACCGCCCGCTGCGCCACCGCCACCTCCTGAGCGCACCTGCCAGGCCATGGATAAAACCGATGTCATCGGTGATGTACGAGGTGAAGATGGCCAGGTCACACGGCTGACGACCACAACCCGGTGCGTCACTCAATAACCGTGCTTTTGTGGGAGCAAGGCTTGCCCGCGATGGGGTCCTCAAGATCGCTATCGCGGGCAAGCCTTGCTCCTGCAAAAGCACCTGTAAATCAGGACAGGAAACCGCCATCCACATTCAGCGAAACGCCGGTGGTGTAGCTGGAGGCATCGCTGGCCAGGTACAGCACCGCGCCGGCCATCTCACTCGGGTCTGCCACGCGCTTGAGCGGGATTTGCGCCAGCGCGGTGTTGAGGATGGCTTCGTTCTTCACCAGGGCCGAGGCGAACTTGGTGTCGGTCAGGCCCGGGAGGAGGGCGTTGCAGCGAATGCCGAACTGCGCGCATTCCTTGGCGAAGACCTTCGTCATGTTGATCACGGCCGCCTTGGTCACCGAATAGATGCCCTGGAACACGCCCGGCGAGATGCCGTTGATCGACGCCACGTTGATGATGCTGCCGCCGCCGTTCTCGCGCATCAGCTTGCCGGCTTCCACCGACATGAAGAAATAACCGCGAATGTTGACGTCGACGGTCTTCTGGAACGCGCCCAGATCGGTGTCCAGCACATTGCAGAACTGCGGGTTGGTCGCCGCGTTGTTGACCAGGATATCCAGGCGACCGAACTGCTCCTTGATGCCGGCGAAGACCTGGCTGATCTGTTCCATTTCCCCGATATGGCACGCGATGGCCGTGGCCTTGCCACCGGCGGCGATGATCGCGTCGGCTACGTGCTGGCAACCTTCGAGCTTGCGGCTCGAGACGATCACATGGGCGCCTTGCTGGGCCAGCAGTTTGGCGATGGCCTCACCGATGCCGCGGCTGGCGCCGGAGACGAAAGCGATCTTGCCGTCGAGGTCGAACAACTGAGTCTTGGACATGGGATTTTCCTTATTGGAGATCTGGCTCAGAGGCCGATTCTGTTCACTGTAGGAGCGAGCCTGCTCGCGATGGACTCAGGAGCGCCGCAGGGTGTCAGGTGCCCAGCGTTATCGTTCACGACCATCGCGAGCGGGCTCGCTCCTACAGAGGATTGGGGTCAGAGGCTGGATTTGTGGATGACCTGCAGGCTCATTTGTTCCAGCAGTTTGTTCATGTGAATGAACTGCGCGAAGCGTTTGTCCTGGGTCTGGCCATGGTAGAAGCGGTAGTAGATCTGCTGCACGATGCCGGCCAGGCGAAACAGGCCGTAGGTGTAGTAGAAGTCGAAGTTGTCGATCTGGATGCCGGAGCGTTCGGCGTAGTAATCGACGAATTCGCGGCGGGTCAGCATGCCGGGTGCATGGCTTGGCTGGCGACGCATCAGTTGCACGGGTGCCGGGTCGCCGGCTTCGATCCAGTAGGCGAGGGTGTTGCCCAGGTCCATCAACGGATCGCCAAGGGTGGTCAGCTCCCAGTCGAGCACGCCGATGATCTGCATCGGGTTGTGCGGATCGAGGATCACGTTATCGAAGCGATAGTCGTTGTGCACGATGCTGGAGGTCGGGTGATCGGCCGGCATCTTGTCGTTAAGCCAGGCCTTGACCGCTTCCCAATGGGGCGCGTCCGGGGTCAGGGCTTTTTCGTAGCGCTCGCTCCAGCCCTTGATCTGCCGTGCCACGTACCCCTCGGGCTTGCCCAAGTCGCCCAGGCCGTAGGCGTTGTAATCGACCCGGTGCAGTTCGACGAACTTGTCGATGAAGCTTTTGCACAGCGCTTCGGTTTTCGCTGCATCGAGCCCCAGTTCCGGCGGCAGTTCCGAGCGCAGGATGATGCCCTTGACCCGTTCCATCACGTAGAACTCGGCGCCGATCACCGATTCGTCGGTGCAGTGCACGTAGGCTTTGGGGCAATACGGAAAACCGTCGCGCAATTGATTGAGGATGCGGAATTCGCGGCCCATGTCATGGGCGGACTTGGCCTTGTGGCCGAAGGGTGGTCGGCGCAGGACGAACTCCTGTTCCGGGTATTCGAGCAAATAGGTGAGGTTCGACGCGCCGCCGGGAAACTGGCTGATCTGCGGCAAGCCGGTGAGGCCGGGAATGTGCGCCTTGAGGTACGGATCGATCAGGCTGGCATCGAGTTCTTCGCCGGAGCGGATACGGGTGGACTGGTCAGTAAGCGCCATGCTTATCCCTTCTGCTTATTCTGGAGGCCTGCAACTATTGGCTAATCTAATGCGCGCTCCCGGCAGCCACAACCACGAACCGCCCTTATAGGTGAGCGTGTTGCCGGGCAATCATTGTTTTTGATACACCTGTTTGAATTGTCCTACACCGCGGCGTTACTGAGGCCGCGCGGCAGTTCGATCGGGGTAAGTACAGGCTTGCCGGAGAAGAACGCCACCAGGTTGCGGCCCACCAGCTCGACGGTGCCCTGGGTCGCCTCTGGCGACAGGCCGGCGACATGTGGGGTCAGGATGACGTTGCTCAGGGTCTTGAGCGCATCCGGCACCTGAGGCTCGGCATCGAACACGTCCAGTGCGGCGCCGGCGATACGCCGTTGCTCGAGGGCGGTGATCAGATCGGCGGTGACCACCACGCTGGCCCGGGCGATGTTGACCAGAAAACCGTTGGGGCCCAGGGCGTCGAGGACCTGGCGATTGACCAGGTGTTGGGTGCCCAGGCCACCGGGGGTGGCAATGATCAGGAAATCCGAGGCGCGTGCCAGTTCGGTGGGGGTGGAGCAGAACTCGTAGGGCACGTCATCGCGATGCTGGCGGTTGTGGTAGCACACATTCATGTCGAACCCGCCGGCGGCGCGTTTGGCAATGGCCATGCCGACTGCACCCAGACCCAGAATCCCCAGGCGTTTGCCGGCCAGGGAAGGGCGCATGATTTTCGGCCACTCGCCCCGGCGCACGGCGGCGTCGCACCGGGGCACGTCACGCACCAGCGACAGCAGCAGGGCCATGGCGTGGTCGGCGACGGACGAGGCATTGACCCCGGCGCCATTGGTGACGGTGATGCCCCGGTCGGCGGCCGCCTGCAGGTCGACCATTTCATAGCCGGCGCCGATCACGCAGATGATTTTCAGCTTGGGCAGGGCGGCGATTTCATTGGCATGCAGGCCCAGCGGGCCGCGGGTCAGGACCGCGTCGATCCCGGCGCCATGACGTTTGATGGCTTCGGCGCGCTCGGCAGGGGTAGGGGCCAGAATCAGGTGGAAACCCTGATGTTCGAGGATGGGCAGGTAATCGTTGATGGTCTCAACCAGTACCAGTACGGTTGCGGGCATGCTTGGCTCCTTTGGGCATGGGTGATGGGCTCGAACGTCGGGTGAGATTGCTGCCTCCCGAGCATTTTGGCAATCGT
This genomic interval from Pseudomonas putida contains the following:
- a CDS encoding NCS1 family nucleobase:cation symporter-1 is translated as MQQNRSQVIERNGLFELEAGSDVLDSPRFNHDMAPTKVRERTWNKWHITALWVGMSICVPTYTLGGVLTAYFGLTVGEALLAILFANIIVLIPLTLNAFPGTKYGIPFPVLLRSSFGILGSNIPCLIRALVACGWFGIQTMFGGLAIHLFLGSVFEGWKSLGGTGEVIGFMMFWALNLWVVIRGAESIKWLETLSAPLLVAVGVGLLVWAMPNVSMTELLAIPAKRPEGASVVSYFAAGLTAMVGFWATLSLNIPDFSRYAESQKAQIVGQIMGLPLTMFLFAALGVVMTAASVKLVGVTVSDPVTLIGHIQSPVWVAVAMALIIIATLSTNTAANIVSPTNDFQNIAPKVINRTKAVMLTGFVGLALMAHELLKKLGLIVSDISLETVYSNWLLGYSSLLGPIAGIMVVDYFLIKKQQLDLAGLYRDDVYPAWNWNGFLAFGVPVVLTLLSLGSDAFSWFYSYGWFTGSALGGLIYYGLCAMRAQPSAVKSAV
- a CDS encoding Zn-dependent hydrolase, translating into MNAAVDVLQSTHQHINRDRLWQSLMELARLGATVKGGVCRLALTDLDRQARDIFVKWCEEAGCTVSIDAVGNIFARRPGRNPDLPPVMTGSHIDTQPTGGKFDGCFGVLAGVEVLRTLNDLNIETEAPLEVVVWTNEEGSRFAPCMMGSGVFAEKFTLEETLAKVDADGVTVGEALNAIGYAGPRAVSGHAVGAYFEAHIEQGPILEDERKTIGVVMGALGQKWFDLKLRGVEAHAGPTPMHLRKDALVGAAVIVGAVNRAAHGHQPHACGTVGCLQAYPGSRNVIPGEVRMTLDFRHLEPARLDSMIAEVREVIETTCKEHGLTFELTPTADFPPLYFDKGCVEAVRGAAQGLGLSHMDIVSGAGHDAIFLAELGPAGMIFVPCEGGISHNEIENAAPDDLAAGCAVLLRAMLAASAAVAKGELAA
- a CDS encoding helix-turn-helix transcriptional regulator — its product is MSQDVLSTETSRRQLQQIITGLSDGVILLELDQTIVWANNAALAMHGVQRIGELGGNAREYAQRFALRYRNNHPVPVANYPISRVARGETFSDVLVELTPAHDEERTWVHRVRSLVVTDSHGEPESLVLIMDDVTDWASAEQRFEKTFAANPAPAVICRLSDLRYIKVNPGFLEMTGYARDQVIGTSTYELDVLEHAQNKDLAKQRLLEGLTIPQMQAELRLADGDSKQVIVAGQPLELNDEACMLFSFVDMEPRHKAEMALRQSEERFAKAFRLSPVPILVCGAGDQVVLDVNEAFLDTLGYGSEELVGESITHIDFIEDKNAGVRLFAALEKAGRLDRIDVRVRKKDAGLIDCAVSADTVNIQDLPCYLLVLMDITERKRTELELVSAIEEVMKDASWFSRTLIEKLANVKNVNSPQLPSVSLTDLTARERDVLGLICEGLADKEIAARLKLAPNTVRNHVATVYSKLDVHSRSEAIVWARERGLFSGARKPRG
- a CDS encoding DUF1652 domain-containing protein encodes the protein MMTLAQLRMLIEHSFSPLACDCSISGDHYLTVKLYHPVSGQVDLVVSGLNMTTLQSAEAVAALIEELRYELETSSLNRPDPVM
- a CDS encoding SDR family oxidoreductase encodes the protein MSKTQLFDLDGKIAFVSGASRGIGEAIAKLLAQQGAHVIVSSRKLEGCQHVADAIIAAGGKATAIACHIGEMEQISQVFAGIKEQFGRLDILVNNAATNPQFCNVLDTDLGAFQKTVDVNIRGYFFMSVEAGKLMRENGGGSIINVASINGISPGVFQGIYSVTKAAVINMTKVFAKECAQFGIRCNALLPGLTDTKFASALVKNEAILNTALAQIPLKRVADPSEMAGAVLYLASDASSYTTGVSLNVDGGFLS
- a CDS encoding phosphotransferase family protein, whose amino-acid sequence is MALTDQSTRIRSGEELDASLIDPYLKAHIPGLTGLPQISQFPGGASNLTYLLEYPEQEFVLRRPPFGHKAKSAHDMGREFRILNQLRDGFPYCPKAYVHCTDESVIGAEFYVMERVKGIILRSELPPELGLDAAKTEALCKSFIDKFVELHRVDYNAYGLGDLGKPEGYVARQIKGWSERYEKALTPDAPHWEAVKAWLNDKMPADHPTSSIVHNDYRFDNVILDPHNPMQIIGVLDWELTTLGDPLMDLGNTLAYWIEAGDPAPVQLMRRQPSHAPGMLTRREFVDYYAERSGIQIDNFDFYYTYGLFRLAGIVQQIYYRFYHGQTQDKRFAQFIHMNKLLEQMSLQVIHKSSL
- a CDS encoding 2-hydroxyacid dehydrogenase, with amino-acid sequence MPATVLVLVETINDYLPILEHQGFHLILAPTPAERAEAIKRHGAGIDAVLTRGPLGLHANEIAALPKLKIICVIGAGYEMVDLQAAADRGITVTNGAGVNASSVADHAMALLLSLVRDVPRCDAAVRRGEWPKIMRPSLAGKRLGILGLGAVGMAIAKRAAGGFDMNVCYHNRQHRDDVPYEFCSTPTELARASDFLIIATPGGLGTQHLVNRQVLDALGPNGFLVNIARASVVVTADLITALEQRRIAGAALDVFDAEPQVPDALKTLSNVILTPHVAGLSPEATQGTVELVGRNLVAFFSGKPVLTPIELPRGLSNAAV